A part of Bacteroidota bacterium genomic DNA contains:
- a CDS encoding tetratricopeptide repeat protein yields MLYWKSIGKFWYLSFVLSLISLSIRAQEEVSKLSENVISKSVFEQQQDRHIEINDSLFRKGNLKLQFNYLENLRIKAVEINSPRLIAVIDISYGNLYLETGNYYRALEAFQNAIKLFEAENSYSGVNSARANIGNTYYYMGNLEKALDYYKKAIEDYKKIKDIKPETEGKLANLYNNLGIIYASKKDYLYGKIYFDLALNLWHKQKDTISIAYIYNNYASVYMEQNKVDSAFYYFTKAKDLKLRHGNQSDMVDAYNNLCDFYQRTNNNAKALEMAKLAESFLNKSEFTADNRVTYTNLSNLYAKTGDVKNELKYIKLLNVVKDTLDKRSESDNISRLELKNDFDKIHLADSLKNQEEIRLKDLKISQKKNQSYFLILALVLTFLVLGLIYSRFKVTSKQKKIIEEQKEIVELKNKEITDSINYASRLQGAILPSETVFKEVFSECFILFKPKDIVSGDFYFFEKKGQDVFIAAADCTGHGVPGAMLSIACYNALQKAIFELNLNNTGSILDAVKDIVISNFNKSDNQIKDGMDISLLKIDLANKQIQWTGANNRLIYVQDKFLNELKPDRKPVGVSENSTPFTSHTIPYQKETVFYLFTDGLTDQFGGPNQKKLTIAKVRQLIEDVKSRPLNEQSNYFKSELAEWQGSHEQTDDITMVAIKI; encoded by the coding sequence GTGTTATATTGGAAATCGATAGGGAAATTTTGGTATTTATCATTCGTGTTATCTCTTATTTCTCTGAGTATTAGAGCTCAAGAGGAAGTAAGTAAATTAAGTGAAAATGTAATTTCAAAATCGGTTTTTGAACAACAGCAAGATCGACACATTGAAATAAATGATAGTTTATTCCGTAAGGGAAACCTCAAGCTACAATTTAACTATCTTGAAAATTTACGAATTAAGGCAGTTGAAATTAATTCACCGCGGCTCATCGCTGTTATTGATATATCTTACGGAAACCTTTATTTAGAAACCGGTAATTATTATCGGGCTTTGGAGGCATTTCAAAATGCCATTAAACTTTTTGAAGCCGAAAATTCTTATTCAGGCGTTAATTCGGCTCGTGCCAATATCGGTAATACATATTATTACATGGGTAATTTGGAGAAAGCCTTAGATTATTATAAAAAAGCTATTGAGGATTATAAAAAGATTAAGGATATAAAGCCTGAAACGGAAGGTAAACTTGCGAATCTTTACAATAATCTTGGGATTATTTATGCTTCCAAAAAAGATTATTTATATGGGAAAATTTATTTCGATTTGGCTCTGAATTTATGGCATAAACAAAAAGATACAATCAGCATTGCTTATATATACAATAATTACGCGAGTGTTTATATGGAGCAGAATAAAGTGGATAGTGCCTTTTACTATTTTACAAAAGCAAAAGATCTCAAATTAAGGCACGGAAACCAATCAGATATGGTTGACGCTTATAATAATCTTTGCGATTTTTATCAAAGAACCAATAATAACGCGAAAGCATTAGAAATGGCAAAACTGGCTGAGTCGTTTTTGAATAAAAGTGAATTTACCGCCGATAATCGAGTTACCTATACAAATTTATCAAATCTGTACGCCAAAACCGGAGATGTAAAAAACGAATTGAAATACATTAAGTTATTAAACGTTGTAAAAGATACTTTAGATAAACGGAGTGAGTCGGATAACATTTCCCGTCTGGAATTAAAAAATGATTTTGATAAAATACATTTGGCCGATAGTTTAAAAAATCAGGAAGAAATAAGATTGAAAGATTTAAAAATATCTCAGAAAAAGAATCAATCGTATTTCTTAATCCTTGCGTTGGTTCTGACTTTTTTAGTGCTTGGATTGATTTATTCAAGATTTAAAGTAACTTCTAAACAAAAGAAAATTATTGAAGAACAGAAAGAAATTGTAGAATTAAAAAACAAGGAAATTACGGATAGCATAAATTATGCAAGCCGATTGCAAGGCGCTATTTTACCTTCTGAAACTGTATTCAAAGAAGTTTTTAGTGAATGTTTTATTTTGTTTAAACCAAAGGATATTGTGAGCGGCGATTTTTATTTTTTTGAAAAGAAGGGACAAGATGTTTTTATCGCTGCTGCAGATTGTACGGGTCATGGTGTTCCCGGAGCCATGCTATCCATTGCGTGTTATAATGCACTTCAGAAAGCTATTTTTGAATTAAATCTTAATAACACGGGTTCTATTTTAGATGCCGTAAAAGACATTGTAATCTCCAATTTTAATAAATCGGATAATCAAATTAAAGACGGAATGGACATATCTTTACTTAAGATAGATTTAGCCAATAAGCAAATACAATGGACCGGGGCGAATAATCGTTTAATATATGTGCAGGATAAATTTTTGAATGAATTAAAGCCTGATCGTAAACCTGTAGGTGTTTCTGAAAACTCGACTCCTTTCACAAGTCATACTATACCATATCAAAAGGAAACTGTGTTTTATTTGTTTACTGATGGTTTAACTGATCAGTTTGGCGGACCAAATCAAAAGAAGCTTACCATTGCCAAAGTAAGACAACTAATTGAAGATGTAAAATCAAGACCATTGAATGAACAGAGTAATTATTTCAAATCTGAGCTGGCAGAATGGCAAGGTTCACACGAACAAACGGATGATATCACCATGGTAGCAATAAAAATTTAG
- the dnaE gene encoding DNA polymerase III subunit alpha produces MFLIFDTETTGLPKNYNAPLSDSDNWPRMVQIAWQLHDDKGNLLNHASIIIKPEGYTIPFNAEQVHGISTARANAEGQDLKTVLEQFIEIVNQCKYLCGHNIEFDINIIGAEFLRKGLPNVFEGKPSIDTKNDETTEFCAIPGGKGGKFKWPTLTELYSKLFNDSFAEAHNAAFDVQATAKAFFEIIKRGIIKIKDVTDASSVNYVSPDLSDLLANELKLKEQKTKTEEKVNQNDSSAADLKNISFTHLHNHSQFSVLQSTSDVADLVKKAAEYNMPAIALTDHGNMYGAFTFWQSVDKQNKGIKAHNEAIDKGEKQGEKKKEIKCIIGCELYVTKNHTDKSKQDNGFAIPFLAKNKLGYENLSKLSSIGFVHGFYYVPRIDKDVLVQHKEGLIVTTGGLMGEVPSLILNVGESQAEEAFLWYKEQFGDDFYVELNRHNLPDENHVNDVLLQFAKKHNVKCIAANNNYYIDKKGSEAHDILLCVKDGELKETPVGRGRGFRFGMPNNEFYFKSPKEMADLFSDLPEALTNTQEVVDKIESFKLGRDVLLPKFPLPKEFEDPRDLDPNDEGKGKRGENAYLKHLTYEGAKKRYPDLTPEIKDRLDFELSVMERMGFPGYFLIVSDFTTKAREMGVSVGPGRGSAAGSAVAYCLGITNVDPIKYDLLFERFLNPDRISMPDIDIDFDDEGRDKVIDYVIDKYGFNQVAQIITYGTMGGKSAIRDTARVLNLPLPDADKLAKSFPDSLEAELKALLKPGGIDEKYLEKVKDRREVVEQSINFRKLSEENTPEAKVLQQAYELEGSLRNTGIHACGVIITPDELTKYVPVTKAKDSDMLVTQFDNSVAESAGLLKMDFLGLRTLTIIKDALALIKKGKGIDIDIDAIPLDDLKTLELFQRGETNGIFQFESAGMQKYLKDLKPDSINDLIAMNALYRPGPLAYIPNYVNRKHGREPITYDLEGMDEFLKETYGITVYQEQVMRLSQKLANFTKGDADTLRKAMGKKQKDVLDKMKSKYLDGCKANGHDTTVAEKVWKDWEAFASYAFNKSHSTCYAYLAFQTAYLKAHYPSEFMASVLNHSGAIEKITFFMEECKRMGIKVLGPDVNEGFGKFSVNPNGDVRFGMASIKGVGENVINTLVTEREANGKFTSVFDLAKRLDSKAINKKSIEGLALAGAMDSFEGVHRAMFFVPEGGDGTTLTDRMIKYGNQMNNGTDTSQASLFGGEDEIEITEPQLPKVEPWNSLEQLAREKEVVGFFISGHPLDPYKLEIEHLCKANCAQLKAGLEPFKNKEVTIAGIVVNTETRTSKTGNQFGKIVIEDYHGAFDIMLFGKDFVEYSKFMVPQLFIFVKARVQERYNQPGSLELKVQKIELLDEIKQKAFSHLKLKIDVNNLTDELISSLENLFRQFEGKSNVEFYVEDPNENISIKLHSKGYKVAISNDLMFELERMGNVACELN; encoded by the coding sequence ATGTTCTTAATATTTGATACAGAAACAACAGGCTTACCAAAAAACTATAATGCGCCATTAAGCGATTCTGATAATTGGCCGCGAATGGTTCAAATAGCTTGGCAATTGCACGACGACAAAGGGAATTTATTAAATCACGCTTCTATTATCATAAAGCCTGAAGGGTATACCATTCCGTTCAATGCGGAGCAGGTACACGGAATATCTACCGCACGCGCTAATGCGGAAGGTCAGGATTTAAAAACAGTTCTTGAACAATTTATTGAGATTGTTAACCAATGTAAATATCTATGCGGACACAACATTGAATTTGATATCAATATTATTGGTGCCGAATTCTTACGTAAAGGCTTACCTAATGTTTTTGAAGGTAAACCTAGCATTGATACAAAAAACGATGAAACTACTGAGTTCTGCGCCATTCCGGGTGGTAAAGGCGGGAAATTTAAATGGCCTACACTAACAGAATTATATTCCAAACTATTTAACGATAGTTTTGCAGAAGCGCATAATGCGGCATTCGACGTACAGGCTACAGCGAAAGCATTCTTCGAAATCATCAAACGTGGTATCATTAAAATCAAAGACGTTACTGATGCTTCCTCTGTTAATTATGTTTCTCCTGATTTATCGGATTTACTTGCCAATGAATTAAAATTAAAAGAGCAAAAAACAAAGACTGAAGAAAAAGTAAATCAGAATGATTCTTCCGCTGCTGATTTAAAGAATATTTCCTTTACCCATCTTCACAACCACTCTCAGTTCTCGGTATTGCAAAGTACAAGTGATGTGGCGGATTTGGTAAAAAAGGCGGCAGAATATAATATGCCTGCCATTGCACTTACTGATCATGGAAATATGTATGGTGCTTTTACTTTCTGGCAATCGGTAGATAAGCAAAACAAAGGCATAAAAGCACACAATGAAGCCATTGATAAAGGTGAAAAGCAAGGCGAAAAGAAGAAGGAAATTAAATGCATTATTGGTTGCGAATTATATGTAACCAAAAACCATACTGATAAATCGAAACAAGATAACGGTTTCGCTATACCATTTCTGGCAAAAAACAAACTCGGTTACGAGAATCTTTCTAAGTTAAGTTCTATCGGATTTGTTCATGGATTTTATTACGTACCGCGTATTGATAAAGATGTTCTGGTTCAACATAAAGAAGGTTTGATAGTAACAACCGGCGGACTTATGGGTGAGGTACCTTCTCTCATTTTGAACGTAGGTGAATCCCAAGCAGAAGAAGCGTTTTTATGGTATAAAGAACAATTTGGTGACGATTTTTATGTCGAGTTAAACCGCCATAATTTACCCGATGAGAACCATGTTAACGACGTTTTATTACAGTTTGCAAAAAAACATAACGTAAAGTGCATTGCGGCTAATAACAATTATTACATTGATAAAAAAGGTTCCGAAGCGCATGATATTTTGTTGTGTGTAAAGGATGGTGAATTAAAAGAAACACCTGTTGGTCGCGGTAGAGGTTTCCGTTTTGGAATGCCGAATAATGAATTCTATTTTAAATCACCTAAGGAAATGGCTGACTTATTCAGTGATTTACCGGAAGCTCTCACAAATACACAGGAAGTCGTTGACAAAATAGAATCCTTTAAATTAGGTCGTGATGTACTCCTTCCTAAATTTCCATTACCGAAGGAATTTGAAGATCCGCGTGATTTAGACCCGAATGATGAGGGAAAAGGAAAACGTGGTGAAAATGCCTATTTAAAACACTTAACCTATGAAGGTGCTAAAAAACGATATCCGGATTTAACACCGGAGATTAAAGACCGTTTGGATTTCGAATTAAGTGTAATGGAACGTATGGGTTTTCCCGGTTACTTCTTAATCGTTTCTGATTTTACCACCAAAGCCCGCGAAATGGGTGTTTCTGTTGGTCCTGGTCGTGGTAGTGCCGCCGGCTCTGCAGTAGCTTATTGTTTAGGAATTACCAATGTCGATCCTATTAAATACGATCTCCTCTTTGAGCGTTTCTTAAATCCTGACCGTATTAGCATGCCCGATATAGATATTGATTTTGATGACGAGGGCCGCGATAAAGTGATTGATTATGTAATCGATAAATACGGATTTAATCAAGTTGCACAGATTATTACTTATGGAACAATGGGAGGAAAATCCGCCATCCGTGATACAGCGCGTGTTTTAAATTTACCATTGCCTGACGCCGATAAATTGGCAAAATCATTTCCGGATAGTCTGGAAGCAGAATTGAAAGCTTTATTAAAGCCGGGAGGAATTGATGAAAAATACTTAGAGAAAGTAAAAGATCGTCGTGAGGTTGTAGAACAGTCGATTAACTTCCGTAAACTATCTGAGGAGAATACACCGGAGGCGAAAGTATTACAGCAAGCTTATGAATTAGAAGGCTCTTTACGAAATACCGGTATACACGCTTGCGGGGTAATCATTACACCGGATGAATTAACAAAATATGTTCCGGTAACGAAAGCTAAAGACAGCGATATGCTGGTAACGCAATTCGATAACTCGGTAGCTGAATCAGCAGGTTTATTGAAAATGGACTTCCTTGGATTGAGAACCTTAACCATCATTAAAGATGCGCTGGCTCTCATCAAAAAAGGGAAAGGAATAGATATCGATATCGACGCAATTCCTCTGGATGATTTAAAAACATTAGAATTATTTCAACGCGGTGAAACCAACGGTATTTTTCAGTTTGAAAGTGCCGGTATGCAAAAATATTTAAAGGACTTAAAGCCCGACAGTATTAACGACTTGATTGCGATGAACGCCTTGTATCGTCCGGGTCCATTAGCTTATATTCCAAACTATGTTAATCGTAAACATGGTAGAGAGCCTATCACGTATGATTTAGAGGGAATGGATGAATTTCTGAAAGAGACATACGGAATCACGGTATATCAGGAGCAGGTTATGCGATTGAGTCAGAAATTGGCCAATTTTACCAAAGGTGATGCGGATACACTTCGTAAAGCCATGGGTAAAAAGCAGAAGGATGTTCTTGATAAAATGAAGAGCAAGTATTTGGATGGATGTAAAGCTAACGGTCATGATACCACGGTTGCAGAAAAAGTGTGGAAAGACTGGGAAGCATTTGCGAGTTATGCTTTTAATAAATCTCACTCTACTTGCTATGCTTATTTAGCCTTTCAAACAGCCTATTTAAAAGCCCACTACCCGTCTGAATTCATGGCATCTGTGTTAAATCATTCCGGAGCCATTGAAAAGATTACCTTCTTTATGGAAGAATGTAAACGAATGGGCATAAAAGTTTTGGGTCCCGATGTAAATGAAGGTTTTGGTAAGTTTAGTGTGAATCCAAATGGGGATGTTCGTTTTGGAATGGCCAGTATCAAAGGTGTTGGCGAAAATGTAATTAATACTTTAGTGACGGAACGCGAAGCCAATGGTAAATTTACCTCTGTATTTGATTTAGCCAAACGACTCGACAGCAAAGCCATCAATAAAAAATCGATTGAAGGTTTAGCGCTGGCAGGAGCTATGGATAGTTTTGAAGGCGTACACAGAGCTATGTTCTTCGTACCTGAAGGAGGAGACGGCACTACCCTCACCGACCGTATGATTAAATACGGTAATCAAATGAACAACGGCACTGATACATCACAAGCCAGTTTATTTGGAGGCGAAGATGAAATTGAAATTACAGAACCTCAATTGCCGAAAGTAGAACCGTGGAATTCATTAGAACAATTGGCACGTGAAAAGGAAGTGGTAGGATTTTTTATTTCCGGACATCCGCTCGATCCTTACAAATTAGAGATAGAACATTTATGTAAAGCGAATTGCGCTCAGTTGAAAGCAGGATTAGAACCTTTCAAAAATAAAGAAGTAACCATTGCAGGAATTGTTGTTAATACAGAAACCCGTACATCAAAAACCGGTAATCAGTTTGGTAAAATTGTAATAGAAGATTACCACGGCGCTTTTGATATTATGTTATTTGGAAAAGACTTTGTTGAGTATTCTAAATTCATGGTGCCTCAATTATTTATTTTTGTTAAAGCACGTGTTCAGGAACGTTACAATCAACCCGGAAGTTTAGAGCTGAAAGTTCAGAAAATAGAATTACTGGATGAAATCAAACAAAAAGCCTTTAGCCATCTTAAATTAAAAATTGACGTTAATAATTTAACCGACGAATTAATCAGCAGTCTTGAAAATTTATTCCGACAATTTGAAGGAAAATCGAATGTTGAATTTTATGTGGAAGACCCTAATGAAAACATTAGCATTAAGCTTCATTCTAAAGGATATAAAGTAGCTATTAGCAACGATTTAATGTTTGAACTGGAACGAATGGGCAATGTGGCTTGCGAATTAAATTAA
- a CDS encoding PH domain-containing protein produces the protein MEENYIIRQATFNPKVKTYIFIVVMFYLIVSFIGLVVLPFWIFGLGQWLSNKFFNTLKCELGNKHLKFSKGFILHIEKTIPLENIQDLSFIGGPILRSFGLTMIKVETAGGGGAHQSNMMSMIGIENAEEFKNLILSQREKVIKEKTSGNTTTVNTSSASSDSILIDIKNELTQIKQILASKNL, from the coding sequence ATGGAAGAGAATTATATTATCCGACAGGCCACCTTTAACCCTAAGGTTAAAACATACATATTTATCGTAGTTATGTTTTATCTTATTGTTAGTTTCATTGGTCTGGTTGTTTTGCCTTTTTGGATTTTCGGATTAGGTCAGTGGTTAAGCAATAAATTCTTTAACACCTTGAAATGTGAATTAGGTAATAAGCATTTAAAATTTTCAAAAGGATTTATCTTACACATCGAAAAAACTATTCCATTAGAAAACATTCAGGATCTCTCCTTCATTGGCGGCCCTATCCTTCGCTCATTTGGCTTAACCATGATAAAAGTGGAAACAGCGGGTGGTGGCGGTGCGCATCAATCCAACATGATGAGCATGATTGGTATTGAAAATGCAGAAGAATTTAAAAATCTTATTTTATCACAACGTGAAAAAGTGATTAAAGAGAAAACTAGCGGCAACACAACTACAGTTAACACTTCATCGGCTTCTTCAGATTCTATTTTAATAGATATAAAGAATGAATTGACTCAGATCAAGCAAATTCTTGCCTCAAAAAACTTATAA